The Deltaproteobacteria bacterium genome has a window encoding:
- a CDS encoding DnaJ domain-containing protein produces MNVLKILLIIIAILYIISPVDLLPDVLIPWGWLDDGTLLALLIYYLKRGRLPAFFSWWRRPSGADQDQQRRSEDAGRFERERETQAGSKDPYEILGVAPGASREEIRSAYRRAAQAYHPDKVSHLGPELQQLAKKKFIEIQEAYEKLMGRGG; encoded by the coding sequence ATGAATGTTCTGAAAATCCTGCTAATTATTATTGCCATCCTCTATATTATCAGCCCCGTTGATTTGCTTCCCGATGTCCTTATCCCTTGGGGCTGGCTTGACGACGGGACCCTTTTAGCGCTTTTGATCTATTACCTCAAGCGGGGGAGGCTGCCGGCCTTTTTCTCCTGGTGGAGACGGCCCTCAGGGGCTGATCAGGATCAACAGAGACGGTCTGAGGACGCGGGCAGGTTCGAACGAGAACGGGAGACGCAGGCCGGTTCCAAAGATCCGTATGAGATTCTCGGTGTTGCGCCCGGTGCCAGCCGCGAGGAAATACGATCTGCCTATCGCCGAGCCGCTCAGGCGTACCACCCTGATAAGGTCTCTCATCTCGGCCCGGAACTGCAGCAGCTGGCCAAGAAAAAGTTTATCGAGATTCAAGAAGCTTATGAAAAACTTATGGGCAGAGGTGGTTGA